One genomic segment of Streptomyces liangshanensis includes these proteins:
- the dtd gene encoding D-aminoacyl-tRNA deacylase, producing MRAVVQRVDGAKVSVVTDAGTETVGEIVGEGLCVLVGVTHEDTAEKAGQLARKLWSLRILEGEKSCSDVNAPLLVISQFTLYGDARKGRRPTWNAAAPGPVAEPLVDEVVARLRELGATVETGRFGADMRVSLTNHGPFTVQLEM from the coding sequence ATGCGAGCGGTGGTGCAGAGGGTCGACGGCGCGAAGGTCTCCGTGGTGACGGACGCGGGGACGGAAACCGTGGGCGAGATCGTCGGTGAGGGCCTGTGTGTGCTGGTGGGAGTCACCCACGAGGACACGGCGGAGAAGGCGGGACAACTCGCCCGCAAGCTCTGGTCGCTGCGGATCCTGGAGGGCGAGAAGTCCTGTTCGGACGTGAACGCCCCGCTCCTGGTGATTTCGCAGTTCACTCTCTACGGGGACGCCCGCAAGGGCCGCCGCCCCACCTGGAACGCCGCCGCGCCGGGTCCGGTGGCCGAGCCGCTGGTGGACGAGGTGGTGGCGCGGCTGCGGGAGTTGGGGGCGACGGTGGAGACGGGCCGGTTCGGGGCGGACATGCGCGTCTCGCTCACGAATCACGGCCCGTTCACGGTGCAACTGGAGATGTGA
- a CDS encoding YgfZ/GcvT domain-containing protein, producing MKSPLLSLPGAVAAEGSDEGVAAHYGDLFREQRALADGTGLVDLSHRGVVTVTGDDRLAWLHLLLTQHVSELAPGEATEALVLSANGHIEHALYLVDDGATTWAHVEPGTREALVAYLESMKFFYRVEVADRTDDIALVHLPAGSIAEVPEGTAVRETPYGRDLFLPREGLEAYAAAHGPLAGILAYEALRVENHRPRLGFETDHRTIPHELGWIGSAVHLQKGCYRGQETVARVQNLGKPPRRLVFLHLDGSEVLLPGHGTPIRLAADGAEGRQLGFITTSARHHELGPIALALVKRNVPVDAELMAGDTAAAQEAVVEV from the coding sequence ATGAAGAGCCCCCTGCTGTCTCTGCCCGGAGCCGTCGCCGCCGAAGGATCGGACGAAGGGGTCGCCGCCCACTACGGCGACCTGTTCCGAGAACAGCGCGCGCTGGCGGACGGCACCGGACTCGTCGACCTCTCCCACCGCGGCGTCGTCACGGTCACCGGCGACGACCGGCTCGCCTGGCTGCACCTGCTGCTCACCCAGCACGTCAGCGAACTGGCGCCGGGCGAGGCGACCGAGGCGCTGGTCCTCTCCGCGAACGGCCACATCGAGCACGCGCTCTACCTCGTGGACGACGGCGCGACCACCTGGGCGCACGTCGAACCGGGCACGCGCGAGGCGCTCGTCGCGTACCTGGAGTCGATGAAGTTCTTCTACCGCGTCGAGGTCGCCGACCGTACGGACGACATCGCGCTCGTCCACCTGCCGGCCGGCTCCATCGCGGAGGTGCCCGAGGGGACCGCCGTACGGGAGACGCCGTACGGCCGGGACCTGTTCCTGCCGCGCGAGGGCCTGGAGGCCTACGCCGCCGCGCACGGCCCGCTGGCCGGGATCCTCGCGTACGAGGCGCTGCGCGTCGAGAACCACCGGCCGCGCCTCGGCTTCGAGACCGACCACCGCACGATCCCGCACGAGCTGGGGTGGATCGGCAGCGCCGTCCACCTCCAGAAGGGCTGCTACCGCGGCCAGGAGACCGTGGCGCGCGTCCAGAACCTGGGGAAGCCGCCGCGGCGGCTGGTCTTCCTGCACCTGGACGGCAGCGAGGTCCTGCTCCCCGGGCACGGCACGCCGATCAGGCTCGCCGCCGACGGCGCCGAGGGGCGGCAGCTCGGCTTCATCACCACGTCGGCCCGCCACCACGAGCTGGGGCCGATCGCGCTGGCCCTGGTCAAGCGCAACGTGCCGGTGGACGCGGAGCTGATGGCGGGGGACACGGCGGCGGCGCAGGAAGCGGTGGTGGAGGTCTGA
- a CDS encoding GNAT family N-acetyltransferase: MSLEVRTVTDAEFPDWHRALNTGFLRPPVSSDEVVASRRANSDLERTRGAFDEGRCVATFRSFAQELTVVGGATLAADAISNVTVTPTHRRRGLLGRMMGADLAEAKERGDAVATLIAAEYPIYGRFGFGPATWVTEWAIDVARTGLDPRRSGPDDGGRIDLVDIADVRKIGPELHDRFRVTQPGAIDRDERWWRRETGLDAAVLPRTEPYYAVYRSAAGEPEGLVRYSSDDAWGDSKTPLCTASVHSLIALTPAAERALWQYVCSIDWIATVRTGHRAPDDLVTRFLPDPRAARVVTNADYLWVRILDVVRALEARTYAVPGSLVLEVVDGTGLASGRFRLDASGTGDASATCTPTTVSPDVVLDVRELGALYLGDESALVLSALGALTEETPGAAARMDVLFCTSRRPWCPDIF; encoded by the coding sequence ATGAGCCTTGAGGTCCGTACCGTCACCGACGCCGAGTTTCCCGACTGGCACCGCGCCCTGAACACCGGGTTCCTGCGGCCGCCCGTCTCGTCCGACGAGGTGGTGGCGTCGCGCCGGGCCAATTCCGACCTGGAGCGTACGCGGGGCGCCTTCGACGAGGGGCGTTGCGTCGCGACGTTCCGGTCGTTCGCCCAGGAGCTGACCGTCGTCGGCGGCGCCACGCTGGCGGCCGACGCGATCTCGAACGTGACCGTCACCCCCACCCACCGCAGGCGCGGACTCCTCGGCCGGATGATGGGCGCGGACCTGGCGGAGGCGAAGGAGCGCGGCGACGCGGTGGCCACGCTGATCGCGGCGGAGTACCCGATCTACGGGCGGTTCGGCTTCGGTCCCGCGACATGGGTCACGGAGTGGGCGATCGACGTGGCGCGTACCGGCCTCGACCCTCGCAGGTCCGGCCCGGACGACGGCGGCAGGATCGACCTGGTCGACATCGCCGACGTACGGAAGATCGGCCCCGAACTGCACGACCGGTTCCGGGTCACCCAGCCGGGCGCGATCGACCGCGACGAGCGCTGGTGGCGCCGGGAGACGGGGCTGGACGCGGCGGTCCTGCCGAGGACCGAGCCGTACTACGCCGTGTACCGCTCGGCGGCGGGCGAGCCGGAAGGCCTGGTCCGCTACTCGTCCGACGACGCGTGGGGCGACTCCAAGACGCCGCTGTGCACCGCGTCGGTGCACAGCCTGATCGCGCTGACGCCGGCGGCGGAGCGCGCGTTGTGGCAGTACGTCTGCTCCATCGACTGGATCGCGACGGTGCGGACGGGGCACCGCGCTCCGGACGACCTGGTGACGCGTTTCCTGCCGGACCCGCGCGCGGCGCGCGTCGTCACGAACGCGGACTACCTGTGGGTGCGGATCCTCGATGTCGTACGCGCCCTGGAGGCCCGTACGTACGCGGTGCCCGGCTCACTGGTCCTGGAGGTCGTGGACGGTACGGGCCTGGCCTCCGGCCGCTTCCGCCTGGACGCCTCCGGGACTGGCGACGCCTCCGCGACGTGCACCCCGACGACGGTGTCGCCCGATGTGGTGCTGGATGTAAGGGAGTTGGGGGCGCTGTACCTGGGTGACGAGTCGGCGCTGGTGCTGTCCGCGCTCGGGGCCCTGACGGAGGAGACGCCGGGTGCGGCGGCCCGGATGGACGTGTTGTTCTGTACGTCTCGGCGGCCTTGGTGCCCGGACATCTTCTGA
- a CDS encoding TetR family transcriptional regulator, translated as MHEHTPGLRERKKRRQYQVISDTAITLFLAKGFDRVSVAEIAAAAEVSKPTLFRYFPAKEDLALHRFADHEDESARVVAGRPGGTGPLQALLGHLLDGLVRRDPVTGLSDHPQVLAFHRLLYGTPSLVARMAGYQQRSEAALAAALGGGIEGALGAGQVIAVLRVLALENWRRVAAGESADDVYPDAVAAAELAFGRLRTGLPDEPGEAQ; from the coding sequence ATGCACGAGCACACCCCCGGGCTGCGTGAGCGCAAGAAGCGGCGGCAGTACCAGGTCATCTCCGACACCGCCATCACCCTCTTCCTCGCCAAGGGCTTCGACCGCGTCTCCGTCGCCGAGATCGCCGCCGCCGCGGAGGTCTCCAAGCCGACCCTGTTCCGCTACTTCCCCGCCAAGGAAGACCTCGCGCTCCACCGCTTCGCCGACCACGAGGACGAGTCCGCCCGCGTCGTGGCCGGCCGGCCCGGTGGCACCGGGCCGCTCCAGGCGCTGCTGGGCCACCTCCTCGACGGGCTCGTGCGGCGCGACCCCGTCACCGGGCTCAGTGACCATCCGCAGGTGCTCGCGTTCCACCGGCTGCTGTACGGGACGCCGAGCCTCGTCGCCCGCATGGCCGGGTACCAGCAGCGCAGCGAGGCCGCGCTGGCCGCCGCGCTCGGGGGCGGGATCGAGGGGGCGCTCGGCGCGGGGCAGGTCATCGCCGTGCTGCGGGTCCTCGCGCTGGAGAACTGGCGGCGCGTCGCGGCGGGTGAGAGCGCCGACGACGTGTACCCGGACGCGGTCGCCGCGGCCGAGCTGGCGTTCGGGCGGCTGCGCACCGGGCTGCCGGACGAGCCGGGTGAAGCTCAGTAA
- a CDS encoding ABC transporter substrate-binding protein encodes MGTGQVMGAGQAGGGTPGVRPPVQRTGGEGVLPAPRPYDFTVLRLPELRALRRDSQRDEADLSYLRRLLQGRIDILRAELARRTAPPETPVLDRAPGAPGTSVVDRLSEILADAPSRHRSSARHVTLSTPRSEEYRLLAAETLAEVELSDLEARTDDELHAAMGRLVRNEQQISRRRHQLQRTADDCIGEIARRYRDGEAQVDDLLT; translated from the coding sequence ATGGGCACGGGGCAGGTCATGGGCGCCGGGCAGGCCGGCGGCGGCACCCCGGGCGTACGGCCCCCGGTCCAGCGGACCGGCGGCGAGGGCGTCCTGCCCGCCCCCCGGCCGTACGACTTCACCGTCCTCAGGCTGCCCGAGCTGCGCGCGCTGCGCCGCGACTCGCAGCGCGACGAGGCCGACCTCAGCTACCTGCGCCGGCTGCTCCAGGGGCGCATCGACATCCTGCGGGCCGAGCTGGCCCGCCGTACCGCGCCGCCCGAGACGCCGGTGCTGGACCGGGCCCCGGGGGCCCCGGGGACGTCCGTGGTGGACCGGCTGTCCGAGATCCTCGCCGACGCGCCCTCCCGGCACCGCTCCTCCGCCCGGCACGTGACGCTCTCCACCCCGCGCAGCGAGGAGTACCGGCTGCTGGCGGCGGAGACGCTCGCCGAGGTCGAGCTGTCGGACCTGGAGGCCCGTACGGACGACGAGCTGCACGCCGCGATGGGGCGGCTGGTACGCAACGAGCAGCAGATCTCGCGCCGCCGTCACCAGCTCCAGCGCACGGCGGACGACTGCATCGGGGAGATCGCCCGCAGGTACCGTGACGGGGAAGCACAAGTGGACGACCTGCTGACGTAG
- a CDS encoding asparaginase yields MTSRTPAVPPGAAPAVSPRDPREAPPVLAEVVRSGFIEGHHRGTLVLLDADGGVEFALGDPGAPVFPRSSNKPMQAAAVLRAGLDLAGERLALAAASHSGEGFHLDLVRKMLAEHGLSAADLRTPPDLPLDPVEAETFLAGGGVRDRVVMNCSGKHAAMLAACVLNGWPTDTYLDPAHPLQRLVHTVVEEASGERVSAVGTDGCGAPLMAISLTGLARSFRHFVLAAPGTAERRVADAMRAHPEYVAGTRRPDTWLMRGVPGALSKMGAEAVQAVALPDGRALAFKIDDGGIRALGPVLARALELLGVTAEARDRIGHAPLLGGGAEVGVVRAAF; encoded by the coding sequence ATGACCTCTCGCACCCCCGCCGTACCACCGGGCGCCGCCCCCGCCGTATCCCCGCGTGACCCCCGGGAGGCGCCGCCGGTCCTCGCCGAGGTCGTACGGTCCGGATTCATCGAGGGGCATCACCGCGGGACGCTGGTGCTGCTCGACGCGGACGGCGGGGTGGAGTTCGCGCTCGGCGACCCCGGGGCCCCGGTCTTCCCGCGCTCCAGCAACAAGCCGATGCAGGCGGCGGCGGTGCTGCGGGCGGGGCTGGACCTGGCGGGCGAGCGGTTGGCGCTGGCCGCGGCGAGCCATTCGGGCGAGGGGTTCCACCTCGATCTCGTACGGAAGATGCTCGCCGAGCACGGGCTGAGCGCCGCCGATCTGCGGACGCCGCCGGACCTGCCGCTGGACCCGGTGGAAGCAGAAACGTTTCTTGCCGGGGGCGGGGTGCGGGACCGGGTGGTCATGAACTGCTCGGGCAAGCACGCGGCGATGCTGGCCGCGTGCGTCCTGAACGGCTGGCCGACCGACACCTACCTGGACCCGGCCCATCCGCTCCAGCGGCTGGTCCACACGGTGGTCGAGGAGGCGTCGGGGGAGCGGGTCTCGGCGGTCGGTACGGACGGGTGCGGCGCCCCGCTGATGGCCATCAGCCTCACCGGTCTCGCCCGCTCCTTCCGCCACTTCGTGCTCGCCGCGCCGGGCACGGCGGAACGGCGGGTGGCGGACGCGATGCGGGCGCACCCGGAGTACGTGGCGGGGACGCGCCGGCCGGACACCTGGCTGATGCGGGGGGTGCCGGGGGCGCTGTCCAAGATGGGCGCGGAGGCGGTCCAGGCGGTGGCGCTGCCGGACGGCCGCGCGCTGGCGTTCAAGATCGACGACGGCGGGATCCGCGCGCTGGGCCCGGTGCTGGCGCGGGCCCTGGAACTGCTGGGCGTCACGGCGGAGGCCCGCGACCGGATCGGCCACGCGCCACTGCTGGGCGGGGGCGCGGAGGTGGGGGTGGTGCGGGCGGCGTTCTGA
- a CDS encoding Fur family transcriptional regulator: MVSTDWKSDLRERGYRLTPQRQLVLEAVDTLEHATPDDILGEVRRTASGVNISTVYRTLELLEELGLVSHAHLGHGAPTYHLADRHHHIHMVCRDCTNVIEADVAVAADFTRKLREDHGFTTDMKHFAIFGRCADCAARLAPDSEA, encoded by the coding sequence GTGGTGAGCACCGACTGGAAGAGCGACCTCCGCGAGCGCGGCTACCGGCTGACGCCCCAGCGCCAGCTTGTCCTCGAAGCCGTCGACACCCTGGAGCACGCGACTCCGGACGACATCCTCGGCGAGGTCCGCAGAACCGCCTCCGGGGTCAACATCTCCACCGTCTACCGGACCCTGGAGCTGCTGGAGGAACTGGGCCTGGTCTCCCACGCCCACCTCGGGCACGGCGCCCCGACGTACCACCTCGCCGACCGCCACCACCACATCCACATGGTCTGCCGGGACTGTACGAACGTGATCGAGGCGGACGTCGCGGTCGCCGCAGACTTCACCAGGAAGCTGCGCGAGGACCACGGCTTCACCACCGACATGAAGCACTTCGCGATCTTCGGCCGCTGCGCGGACTGCGCGGCGCGTCTGGCGCCGGACTCGGAGGCGTAG